In Silvanigrella paludirubra, one DNA window encodes the following:
- a CDS encoding class I SAM-dependent methyltransferase, translating into MITQKTNEFLLRALNTSRFALYTFEGFPIHIVRNVFGIHKKPKNTSLSEFIRILILELKHMLEEDIKNINENIYFKDLIYPENPITHAKRYFNILIDSLNSSMRAKNNEYQKFSKNVKDDINSYPKYYRRNFHFQTDGYLSKKSAELYAHQTEILFKGTLGLSRRLLLAPLLKHIQNQKKQLKILEIGCGSGESTQILLNSCKNVSITAIDLSKAYIEYGKEKMMKYSNVDFIKMDGTNLSALQNKYDIVFSVYLFHELPEKERFKIIESCYNVLNPKGIMFHIDSIQMDDVPKYNWAIQNFPLNFHEPFYMNYIKNPLLNIIKNYDFKDLETQIRFLSKSILCHN; encoded by the coding sequence ATGATTACTCAAAAAACGAATGAATTCCTTTTAAGAGCTCTTAATACATCTCGTTTTGCACTATATACTTTTGAAGGTTTTCCTATTCATATTGTGCGAAATGTTTTTGGAATTCATAAAAAGCCAAAAAATACTTCACTCTCAGAATTTATAAGGATTTTAATTTTAGAACTTAAACATATGCTTGAAGAAGATATTAAAAATATAAATGAAAATATTTATTTTAAAGATTTAATATATCCAGAAAATCCAATAACTCATGCAAAAAGATATTTTAATATATTAATTGATTCATTAAATTCTTCTATGCGTGCAAAAAATAATGAATATCAGAAATTTTCTAAAAATGTTAAAGATGATATCAATAGTTATCCAAAGTACTATAGAAGAAATTTTCATTTTCAAACAGATGGTTATTTATCTAAAAAGTCGGCAGAGTTGTATGCTCATCAAACAGAAATATTATTTAAAGGTACCTTAGGACTATCTCGTAGATTGTTATTAGCACCTTTGCTTAAGCATATTCAAAATCAAAAAAAACAGTTAAAAATTCTTGAAATTGGTTGCGGATCTGGGGAAAGTACACAAATATTATTAAACTCATGTAAAAATGTTTCAATAACAGCAATCGATCTGAGTAAAGCTTATATTGAATATGGCAAAGAAAAAATGATGAAATATAGCAATGTAGACTTTATTAAAATGGATGGAACAAATTTATCAGCTCTTCAAAACAAATATGATATTGTTTTTTCAGTGTATTTATTTCATGAGCTTCCTGAAAAAGAAAGATTTAAAATAATAGAGTCTTGTTATAATGTTCTTAATCCAAAAGGAATTATGTTTCATATTGACTCTATTCAAATGGATGATGTTCCTAAATATAATTGGGCAATTCAAAATTTTCCTCTTAATTTTCACGAGCCATTTTATATGAATTATATAAAAAATCCTTTATTAAATATTATAAAAAATTATGATTTTAAAGATTTAGAAACTCAAATTAGGTTTTTATCAAAAAGTATTTTATGTCACAACTAA
- a CDS encoding NUDIX hydrolase, which translates to MKLLIRITLSSFFLLSCVHSTEKQKNSNQDNLLQEDSFDDLFENTPKESPFARPVGGNIGFDIDGVLHTEVQYSAFGDYNDPVRPILETKGRNKRLIKEIDLLLKNGNKPYIVTHNASFCSPKTISKRQIFLTENHLSQIENNEIFCIKPPTGKSGQLKETKIDTFYDDSPKVLAEVSKNKPNTKLFMVLPHQEKVAHYFAGSHTERVENCGVLVVDNSKPKKRLLLQLRSESLGSWWNFPGGSCALSENKLKNCSLGECEDPITGAIREFNEETGKENDFNQDIIHAKRLMVLHSNNYMLLVAKFDNNYLTNRSFIPDKKHSFEVSNTIFNIQNSPGYRWFDLDECDENVYIEGHPLNITGNFCKEFKNYLDKI; encoded by the coding sequence GTGAAATTATTGATTCGTATCACATTATCATCATTCTTTTTATTAAGCTGTGTCCATTCAACAGAAAAACAAAAAAATTCGAATCAAGATAACTTATTACAAGAAGATTCTTTTGATGATTTGTTTGAAAATACTCCAAAAGAATCTCCCTTTGCGAGACCTGTTGGAGGTAATATAGGATTCGATATAGATGGAGTATTGCATACAGAAGTTCAATATTCTGCTTTTGGTGATTATAATGACCCTGTAAGACCTATTCTTGAAACAAAAGGAAGAAATAAAAGATTAATTAAAGAAATTGATCTTCTACTAAAAAACGGGAATAAACCATATATCGTTACTCATAATGCAAGCTTTTGTTCTCCTAAAACAATAAGTAAGAGACAAATTTTTTTGACAGAGAATCATCTTAGCCAAATTGAAAATAATGAAATTTTTTGTATTAAGCCTCCTACAGGAAAATCGGGACAGCTAAAGGAAACAAAAATTGATACTTTTTATGATGACAGCCCTAAAGTTTTGGCTGAAGTGTCTAAAAATAAACCCAATACAAAGTTATTTATGGTTCTACCCCATCAAGAAAAAGTAGCTCACTATTTTGCAGGTTCTCATACAGAACGCGTTGAAAATTGTGGTGTTCTTGTTGTAGATAATTCTAAACCTAAAAAAAGATTATTATTGCAACTTCGAAGTGAAAGCCTGGGTAGTTGGTGGAATTTTCCGGGTGGCTCATGTGCTTTATCAGAAAATAAACTAAAAAATTGCAGTTTGGGAGAATGCGAAGACCCTATTACCGGTGCCATTCGAGAGTTTAATGAAGAAACTGGCAAAGAAAATGATTTTAATCAGGATATCATACATGCAAAAAGGCTAATGGTACTTCACTCAAATAATTATATGCTTCTTGTAGCTAAATTTGATAATAACTATTTAACGAACCGTTCCTTTATTCCTGATAAAAAACACTCATTTGAAGTTTCAAATACAATTTTTAATATTCAAAATAGTCCTGGCTATCGTTGGTTTGATTTAGATGAATGCGATGAAAATGTTTATATAGAAGGACACCCTCTTAATATAACAGGAAATTTCTGCAAAGAATTCAAGAATTATTTAGATAAAATATAA
- a CDS encoding ribonuclease domain-containing protein has product MLIKNYKYFKNLIIYLFCILICAQANSMHCNTVQQEQTHYYTNINNIPNEVYQVINNIYHARINNYSNTNIWSRFGTDYISYNGGIHYYSTKPWHNREQQLPILNSQHNWWPGNNNQREFYIEHDIIPYYQGINRGSHRIIYNSFTGESFYTADHYNSFVRIQRNWTNDYTFIIH; this is encoded by the coding sequence ATGTTAATTAAAAATTACAAATATTTTAAAAATTTAATTATATACTTATTTTGCATTCTTATTTGTGCTCAAGCAAACTCAATGCATTGTAATACAGTTCAACAAGAGCAAACACATTATTATACAAATATAAATAATATTCCAAATGAAGTGTATCAAGTGATAAATAATATTTATCATGCAAGAATTAATAATTATTCAAACACAAATATTTGGAGCCGATTTGGAACTGATTATATTTCATATAATGGTGGCATTCATTACTATTCAACAAAACCATGGCATAATAGAGAGCAACAACTTCCTATTTTAAATTCTCAACATAATTGGTGGCCAGGAAATAATAATCAAAGAGAATTTTATATTGAACACGATATTATCCCCTATTACCAAGGAATAAATAGAGGGTCACATAGAATTATTTATAATTCATTTACGGGTGAAAGTTTCTATACAGCAGATCATTATAATTCTTTTGTAAGGATTCAAAGAAATTGGACAAATGATTATACATTTATTATTCATTAA
- a CDS encoding TcdA/TcdB pore-forming domain-containing protein, translating into MKLLILKELKYTPLVLAISTLILGCKKHENKDDNNKINLVHLNSATNPCTFFNSNIDNSFEIIEEITTKENFEKYKKRLASLKSLESDDIHEKYNIITDLMSFLNNFGDGNEKINKLKNDFNNELKYIKEEIKYKAEYYSMHLKNALDKINNNKNLVPNLFSLNKNSKSIEFYDEIYKSKKEIKISSNEDFQNIQKFKEQLEYHNNSLAFENHPNQNEYFSNINFGLSHAYMISFMIEYFSDKNSDYSIHKNDTTLQKVIKAHTYVNIAQLANDVITDTSKSLLLITEINNNYKFNLRNIIKIENKIAKIGNKLSISLNTANFIFDLIEIINAKTITERVKSEERLATDLASASLGFLGDGIAFIAGESASAFSSFLAVPIFGVTYGINAYADVVADVIIKPLEIAKYFYDYENNHYLISDSNVFIPNTSNNILSLAHKNFKNTLEKPDHLNIVISELDFSNNNLLKIKFGSHYIYPTSRTKSYEETQKILDSKPFFDPTTLYISHGENPIAILDKSKAFPFKNSFIPRNTINESEIRKKLDSAEIKIQDSTKIILPIQPISYIKYKYQLSPTITLRHDKEIMSAYKIQQNGGFLFEYIYAEPVISDYAIESLEHEYQKSNINIIIGDKSKKFITPEIPNEFKNFINYNFKSDQDGNHFLKLSDGANYSIDSIGLENWYFGIDATEIKLSRLIDNSIKINDIVILFKNKIPNNLYIQDKIGRIYKIHKSNWELHLFHPKNVLDVNKEIDAKHIKNLKNLYEFIEQNYLNNSETNFKFLKIKNHPEAKLIHNLLAPVFYNIEKRELIHIDEAHSFKDINNVDIYHEINGNIIFYNKKEKVISYKNKNGKNYIIKNVTDTYKNGENVIVETSNFEHSFYEIREDGVFLVEAQLYNSDFNQILDHKKDFEIADIVTITKRKWPIFILKSLFGKHSGMIHGWYFNDIQKTFIIPYNYDDIRIKLVGYRKESNNSSSLFISDEYINKSLLKKVNYKNGQFSPLETILLPENEEILDIKMYLNEPVILSKNGIIYKIDNDFKPYVIAYNQNWLKQHIGKNLNDIVNNLNNKNNELIFLTNDQKVKLDLNQRKVYLYTKNKIPFFNLNMNNDNYYFYDIIQDKPYYINKAYLEFTNFEITKKNIVNLENIITLKYLKNDDFEKSENTKDYNLNKEGKFNKSELFLMNFLQNNFNFINIDSDKGNKNVN; encoded by the coding sequence ATGAAACTCCTTATTCTAAAAGAATTAAAATATACGCCATTAGTTCTTGCTATTTCCACTTTAATTTTAGGCTGTAAAAAACATGAAAACAAAGATGATAACAATAAAATTAATTTAGTTCACTTAAATAGTGCTACAAATCCTTGTACTTTTTTTAATTCAAATATTGATAATTCATTTGAAATTATTGAAGAAATCACTACGAAAGAGAACTTTGAAAAATACAAAAAAAGACTAGCATCTCTTAAATCATTAGAATCAGATGATATACATGAGAAATATAATATTATAACAGATCTAATGTCATTTTTAAACAATTTTGGAGATGGAAATGAAAAAATTAATAAATTAAAAAATGACTTTAATAATGAATTAAAATATATAAAAGAAGAAATAAAATATAAAGCCGAATATTACTCAATGCATTTAAAAAATGCATTAGATAAAATAAATAATAATAAAAATTTAGTTCCAAACTTATTTTCACTGAATAAAAATTCAAAATCAATTGAGTTTTACGATGAAATTTATAAATCAAAAAAAGAAATCAAAATTAGCTCGAATGAAGATTTTCAAAATATTCAAAAATTTAAAGAACAGTTAGAATATCACAACAATAGCTTAGCTTTTGAAAACCATCCTAATCAAAATGAATATTTTTCTAATATAAACTTTGGTCTATCTCATGCTTATATGATTTCATTTATGATTGAATATTTTTCTGATAAAAATTCAGATTATTCTATTCATAAGAATGACACAACATTACAAAAAGTTATAAAAGCACATACTTATGTAAATATAGCTCAATTAGCGAATGATGTGATAACAGATACTTCAAAATCATTGCTATTAATAACTGAAATAAATAATAATTATAAATTTAATTTAAGAAACATAATAAAGATTGAAAATAAAATCGCAAAAATTGGAAACAAACTATCAATAAGTTTAAATACAGCAAATTTTATTTTTGATCTTATAGAAATTATAAATGCAAAAACTATTACAGAGAGAGTAAAATCCGAAGAAAGATTGGCAACAGACTTAGCTTCGGCAAGTTTAGGGTTCTTAGGAGATGGAATCGCTTTTATTGCCGGAGAATCAGCCTCTGCCTTTTCATCCTTTTTAGCCGTCCCTATATTTGGAGTAACTTATGGGATTAATGCCTACGCAGATGTAGTAGCTGACGTAATTATTAAGCCTTTAGAAATAGCAAAATATTTTTACGATTATGAAAATAATCATTATCTTATTTCTGATTCAAATGTCTTTATTCCTAATACGTCAAATAATATTCTTTCATTAGCACATAAAAATTTTAAAAATACCTTAGAAAAACCAGATCATTTAAACATTGTTATAAGTGAATTAGACTTTAGTAATAATAATTTACTCAAAATAAAATTTGGTAGTCATTATATTTACCCAACATCTAGAACAAAGAGTTATGAAGAAACTCAAAAAATTCTTGATTCAAAACCATTTTTTGATCCTACAACATTATATATCTCACATGGAGAAAATCCTATAGCAATTTTAGATAAATCAAAAGCTTTTCCATTTAAAAATTCATTTATTCCTAGAAATACAATTAATGAATCTGAAATTAGAAAAAAGCTTGATTCTGCTGAAATAAAAATACAAGATAGCACAAAAATTATTCTCCCAATTCAGCCAATATCCTATATTAAATATAAATATCAATTGAGCCCTACTATTACTTTAAGACATGATAAAGAAATTATGAGTGCTTACAAAATACAACAAAATGGAGGATTTTTATTTGAATATATATATGCTGAACCAGTAATATCAGATTATGCTATAGAATCTCTTGAGCATGAATATCAAAAATCAAATATTAATATTATTATTGGCGATAAAAGTAAAAAATTTATTACCCCAGAAATTCCTAACGAATTTAAAAATTTTATAAATTACAACTTTAAATCAGATCAAGATGGCAATCACTTTTTAAAATTATCGGATGGCGCAAATTATTCAATAGATTCAATTGGATTAGAAAATTGGTATTTTGGAATAGATGCTACAGAAATTAAATTATCTAGACTTATTGATAATTCAATTAAAATTAATGATATTGTTATCTTATTTAAAAATAAAATTCCTAATAACCTATATATACAAGATAAAATTGGAAGAATATATAAAATACATAAATCAAATTGGGAATTACATCTTTTTCATCCAAAAAACGTACTAGATGTGAATAAAGAAATTGATGCAAAACATATTAAAAATTTAAAAAATCTATATGAATTTATTGAGCAGAATTATTTAAATAATAGCGAAACAAATTTTAAATTTTTAAAAATTAAAAACCATCCAGAAGCAAAATTAATTCACAATTTACTCGCCCCTGTCTTTTATAACATTGAAAAAAGAGAGTTAATTCATATTGACGAAGCTCATTCATTTAAAGATATAAATAATGTTGATATATATCATGAAATAAATGGTAATATTATCTTTTATAATAAAAAAGAAAAAGTCATTTCATATAAAAATAAAAATGGGAAAAATTATATTATAAAAAATGTTACAGATACTTATAAAAACGGCGAAAATGTTATTGTAGAAACTAGCAATTTTGAGCATTCATTTTATGAAATTAGAGAAGACGGCGTATTTTTAGTAGAAGCTCAATTATACAATAGTGATTTCAATCAAATTTTAGATCATAAAAAAGATTTTGAGATTGCTGATATTGTTACTATAACAAAAAGAAAATGGCCTATTTTTATATTAAAAAGTTTATTTGGAAAACATTCTGGAATGATCCATGGTTGGTATTTTAACGATATTCAAAAAACATTTATAATACCCTATAATTATGATGATATTCGTATTAAACTTGTTGGATATAGAAAAGAATCAAACAATTCATCTTCACTATTTATATCAGATGAATACATAAATAAATCTTTATTAAAAAAAGTAAATTATAAAAATGGTCAATTTAGTCCATTAGAAACTATATTACTCCCAGAAAATGAAGAAATATTAGATATTAAAATGTATCTAAATGAACCCGTTATTCTATCAAAAAATGGAATAATTTATAAAATCGATAATGATTTTAAGCCTTATGTTATAGCATATAATCAAAATTGGTTAAAACAACATATTGGAAAAAATCTAAATGATATTGTTAATAATTTAAATAATAAAAATAATGAATTAATATTCCTCACAAATGATCAAAAAGTGAAGTTAGATTTAAATCAAAGAAAAGTATACTTATATACAAAAAATAAAATTCCGTTTTTTAATTTAAATATGAATAATGATAATTATTACTTTTATGATATCATTCAAGATAAACCATATTATATAAATAAAGCTTATCTAGAATTTACTAATTTTGAAATAACCAAAAAAAATATTGTTAATTTAGAAAATATAATAACATTAAAATATTTAAAAAATGATGATTTTGAGAAAAGCGAAAATACAAAAGACTACAATTTAAATAAAGAAGGAAAATTTAATAAATCAGAATTATTTCTAATGAACTTCTTACAAAACAATTTTAATTTTATAAATATTGACTCAGATAAAGGTAATAAAAATGTTAATTAA
- a CDS encoding L-threonylcarbamoyladenylate synthase, translated as MTQVLSIHQKNPDKRRIKEVIEIIDRGGIILAPSETGYCFIGSASYDSTHEKLLKLRPGHPKNKPFSLFCKDISQVSKLAYLTTQTFRIATRAWPGPYTFILPCTKNTPKIAAGPKRKTVGIRISNHPIIQSITMEIDNPLLVTSITDDEELLAQDYFDENNVHDFWWTNVTDICKQASPGIIDLAIKNDEIVPIKVSTIVDFSQEPPEIIRDGGWDLDFLGLK; from the coding sequence ATGACCCAAGTTTTAAGCATACATCAAAAGAATCCTGATAAAAGACGTATAAAGGAAGTCATCGAAATAATTGACAGGGGAGGTATTATACTTGCACCAAGTGAAACGGGTTATTGTTTCATTGGAAGTGCTTCCTATGATTCCACTCATGAAAAATTATTAAAACTGCGTCCAGGACATCCTAAAAACAAACCATTCAGTCTTTTTTGTAAAGATATTTCTCAGGTAAGTAAGTTAGCGTATCTTACTACTCAAACATTTCGGATTGCAACAAGAGCATGGCCAGGTCCTTATACATTTATATTACCTTGCACAAAAAACACGCCAAAAATTGCTGCTGGTCCAAAACGAAAAACTGTGGGCATTCGAATTTCCAATCATCCTATAATTCAAAGTATCACAATGGAAATAGATAATCCTCTTTTGGTAACAAGTATTACAGATGATGAAGAACTCTTAGCACAAGATTATTTCGATGAAAATAATGTCCACGATTTTTGGTGGACAAACGTAACAGATATTTGCAAACAAGCATCACCTGGAATTATAGATCTAGCTATAAAAAATGATGAAATTGTTCCCATAAAAGTATCTACCATTGTCGATTTTTCGCAAGAGCCGCCTGAAATAATTCGCGATGGCGGATGGGATCTCGATTTTTTAGGTCTAAAATAA
- the nuoD gene encoding NADH dehydrogenase (quinone) subunit D, translated as MDAFYATIIEDLKNIVSAESWQFEERAQFESEQTLTVAKEKIREVMLCLRDKHEFQFLIDLCGVDWPQREKRFDVVYHLLAPKHKKRLRVKCMVGEKESIPSIHDIWKTANWHEREAWDMYGIDFSGHPDMRRILTHHEFVGHPLRKDYPADKNQSMRGEALENTFDKDRQRLMAKYDHEDLMWINIGPAHPATHGTLRFMSVIDGAERIKEMDVEIGYLHRCFEKMCETHNYNQIIPYTDRLNYCSSPMNNSAFCETVEKLIGVKVPPRAQMMRMIIDELSRIMDHYVCIGANLVDLGAITGFFYLFEEREHIYTLFEKLCGARLTVSLMRIGGMGFDVPEGWLDECSVVVDKIEKRHQEIESLVTSNRIFVQRTKGSGILSKESAIQYGYTGPCLRATGFEYDIRKEEPYWFYDQVDFDVPVGTHGDTYDRYLVRMEEVRQSIKILRWCFKNMPEGPINVPDKNIVLPSKKDVYGNIEGLMNHFMLIIKGVQPPKGEIYHRSEAANGELGFYVISDGSGNPYRVKCRAPCFSILGGFTEMVHGNFLADAVAALGSINIIAGELDR; from the coding sequence ATGGATGCTTTTTACGCTACTATTATTGAAGATTTAAAAAATATTGTTTCTGCTGAATCATGGCAGTTTGAAGAACGCGCGCAATTTGAAAGTGAACAAACACTCACAGTTGCCAAAGAAAAAATTAGAGAAGTCATGCTTTGTCTTCGTGATAAACATGAATTTCAATTTTTAATTGATCTTTGTGGTGTGGATTGGCCTCAAAGAGAAAAGCGTTTTGATGTTGTTTACCATTTACTGGCACCAAAACATAAAAAACGTTTGCGTGTAAAATGTATGGTTGGAGAAAAAGAATCCATTCCTTCTATTCATGATATTTGGAAAACCGCAAATTGGCATGAACGTGAAGCTTGGGATATGTACGGAATTGATTTTTCTGGCCATCCCGATATGCGTCGTATTTTAACTCATCATGAATTTGTAGGTCATCCTTTACGTAAGGATTATCCAGCAGATAAAAATCAATCCATGCGCGGTGAAGCGCTTGAAAATACATTTGATAAAGATCGTCAACGCCTTATGGCAAAATACGATCACGAAGATCTCATGTGGATTAACATCGGTCCAGCGCACCCTGCAACACATGGTACGTTACGTTTTATGTCTGTAATAGATGGCGCAGAACGTATTAAAGAAATGGATGTAGAAATCGGTTATCTACATCGTTGTTTTGAAAAAATGTGTGAAACACATAATTATAATCAAATTATTCCATATACTGATCGTTTAAATTATTGTTCTTCTCCTATGAATAACAGTGCATTTTGTGAAACAGTCGAAAAATTAATCGGTGTTAAAGTACCACCACGTGCACAAATGATGCGAATGATCATCGATGAACTTTCTCGAATTATGGATCACTATGTTTGTATTGGTGCAAATCTTGTTGACTTAGGTGCAATTACAGGTTTCTTCTATTTATTTGAAGAAAGAGAACATATTTACACCTTATTTGAAAAACTTTGTGGCGCAAGACTTACTGTTTCTTTAATGAGAATTGGTGGAATGGGTTTTGATGTTCCTGAAGGTTGGCTCGATGAGTGCAGTGTCGTTGTCGATAAAATTGAAAAACGTCACCAAGAAATTGAAAGTCTTGTTACTTCAAATAGAATTTTTGTACAAAGAACAAAAGGCTCAGGAATATTATCAAAAGAAAGTGCTATTCAATATGGATATACAGGTCCATGTTTAAGAGCTACTGGCTTTGAATACGATATTCGTAAAGAAGAACCTTATTGGTTTTATGATCAAGTTGATTTTGATGTTCCTGTTGGGACACATGGTGATACTTATGATCGTTACCTTGTTAGAATGGAAGAAGTCCGTCAAAGTATTAAAATTTTACGCTGGTGTTTTAAAAATATGCCAGAAGGTCCTATTAATGTTCCCGATAAAAATATCGTTTTGCCATCTAAAAAAGATGTCTATGGTAACATTGAAGGATTAATGAATCACTTTATGTTGATTATTAAAGGTGTTCAACCACCAAAAGGTGAAATTTATCATCGCAGCGAAGCTGCCAATGGTGAACTTGGATTCTATGTCATTTCTGATGGTTCTGGAAATCCATACAGAGTGAAATGTAGAGCACCATGTTTTTCAATATTGGGTGGGTTTACAGAAATGGTACACGGTAACTTTCTTGCCGATGCCGTAGCAGCACTTGGTAGCATTAACATCATTGCAGGCGAACTAGATAGATAA
- a CDS encoding NAD(P)H-dependent oxidoreductase subunit E — protein sequence MPYFSQELTKIIEGYLKRYETKRSSILPILHAVQDEKDWISDQDVDALEKEFGLSAVDIREVLTFYTMYRQSPPKPYRFEICKSISCWLLGANETILAVRKEIEKAEKEGRPLPFEVHGVECLGQCGYAPSTLINKDRHNNVTPEKALALIKEYCSKELPKAAINCAANAKK from the coding sequence ATGCCATATTTTTCACAAGAATTAACTAAAATCATAGAAGGTTATCTCAAAAGATATGAGACAAAACGTTCTAGCATTCTCCCTATTCTTCATGCAGTCCAAGATGAAAAAGATTGGATTTCTGATCAAGATGTTGATGCCCTAGAAAAAGAATTTGGGCTATCTGCTGTAGATATTCGTGAAGTTCTCACGTTTTATACAATGTATAGACAATCACCTCCCAAACCTTATCGTTTTGAAATATGCAAAAGTATTTCTTGTTGGCTTTTGGGCGCGAATGAAACGATTCTTGCTGTTCGCAAAGAAATTGAAAAAGCAGAAAAAGAAGGAAGACCACTTCCATTTGAAGTTCATGGCGTTGAATGTTTAGGACAATGTGGTTATGCTCCTTCAACATTAATTAACAAGGATCGCCATAATAACGTAACACCTGAAAAGGCATTGGCGCTTATTAAAGAATACTGTTCAAAAGAATTGCCAAAAGCTGCGATAAACTGTGCAGCAAATGCTAAGAAATAA
- the nuoF gene encoding NADH-quinone oxidoreductase subunit NuoF, with protein MPVIKNEYQGRKPDEFRILLGLEGHPDSRNIKTYIEKSNGYKALEKVLKGGMSSEDVINTVKASGLRGRGGAGFPTGLKWSFVPKGPGEKYLITNFDEGEPGTYKDCYISEVTPHSLVEGKIIASYAIGAQKSYIYIRGEFYNEIKWCEKAIQEAYDAGYLGENIMSSGFTHHMDVYSGAGAYICGEETGLISSLEGKKGQPKLKPPFPAVKGYLGKPTVVNNVESLAVVPWIINNGPEAYKKFGTEKSPGTKLFNVSGPIARPGCYELPLGYPLMRFLNEDCGGLLDGKKLKAVIPGGSSAPILTAKECENVTLDYESIAAAGSMLGSGAIIVIPEGVGMPSVLENLMDFYSHESCGQCTPCREGTGWLYKMSKHILKGNATKADFNRINTVANNMRGKTICVLSDAAADPARAIIAKYAHEFEPYLKG; from the coding sequence ATGCCCGTAATTAAGAACGAATATCAAGGTCGTAAGCCTGATGAATTTCGTATTCTGCTCGGCCTTGAAGGTCATCCTGATTCACGGAATATAAAAACATACATTGAAAAAAGTAACGGATACAAAGCGCTTGAAAAAGTATTAAAAGGCGGCATGTCCTCTGAAGATGTAATCAATACTGTAAAAGCATCGGGTCTTCGTGGTCGTGGTGGTGCAGGATTTCCTACAGGATTAAAGTGGAGCTTTGTTCCAAAAGGACCTGGTGAAAAGTATTTAATTACAAACTTTGATGAAGGTGAACCTGGTACCTATAAAGATTGTTACATTTCAGAAGTAACACCACATTCTTTAGTTGAAGGCAAAATTATTGCATCTTATGCAATTGGAGCACAAAAAAGTTATATCTATATTCGTGGTGAATTTTATAACGAAATAAAATGGTGCGAAAAAGCAATACAAGAAGCTTATGATGCAGGTTACCTTGGTGAAAATATTATGAGCTCTGGCTTTACACATCATATGGATGTGTATTCGGGAGCAGGTGCTTATATTTGTGGAGAAGAAACAGGATTAATTTCTTCTCTTGAAGGTAAAAAAGGACAACCTAAATTAAAACCACCTTTTCCAGCTGTAAAAGGTTATTTAGGAAAACCTACTGTTGTAAATAATGTGGAATCTCTTGCTGTCGTTCCTTGGATTATCAATAATGGTCCCGAAGCTTATAAAAAATTCGGCACAGAAAAATCTCCGGGAACAAAATTATTTAATGTCAGTGGTCCTATTGCACGTCCTGGGTGTTATGAATTGCCACTTGGTTATCCATTGATGCGTTTTTTAAATGAAGACTGCGGTGGTTTATTAGACGGGAAAAAATTAAAAGCTGTTATTCCAGGTGGATCATCAGCTCCTATATTAACGGCAAAAGAATGTGAAAACGTAACACTCGATTATGAATCCATTGCTGCAGCAGGTTCTATGTTGGGTTCTGGAGCCATCATTGTTATTCCAGAAGGTGTTGGTATGCCTTCTGTATTAGAAAATTTAATGGATTTTTATTCGCATGAGTCTTGCGGTCAATGTACACCTTGCCGCGAAGGTACGGGTTGGCTTTATAAAATGTCCAAACACATTTTAAAAGGAAATGCGACAAAAGCAGATTTCAATCGCATTAACACGGTTGCAAATAATATGCGTGGAAAAACAATTTGTGTTCTTTCTGATGCTGCTGCCGATCCTGCCCGTGCAATTATTGCAAAATATGCGCATGAATTTGAACCATATCTTAAAGGGTAA